In the genome of Calliopsis andreniformis isolate RMS-2024a chromosome 10, iyCalAndr_principal, whole genome shotgun sequence, one region contains:
- the Ac13e gene encoding adenylyl cyclase 13E has translation MSPPLNRKRSSSVSFTRAKNDSEDATDEIHISLAPYIQTYLAHSGQGLGCCGISLPVPFERAAPRSWWNPKFDSEILEEQFKRSAFPQIRLRFRYALTYILLVSLSWLAYFVMIGTEYSTTTWPAIAATFTTIGMMVSAVLYLTHTDYYKIYVLPISLGVASTLCILSLLFLAIVPPYIDGLTLVGHFALCSEILLLIYTVLPMPLYACVGISTIYSFLFEFLTAYLYGTKSAREKFFSEHSLWNSFTENSGVINYTKISAAYASLKNFNDSEFSNVVNSDNEYTTKSTVPYPQDSKLLSALGLRSSESIIGRLSEALNDTNVLKSLNSSITSTIASFNSSINTSSDDLTSNGINNTMSAFGENVLIRRNSETSDYFLNSNISSQSFMDDSYFSTSLGIRILMQVCIHLIGIHILIMTFVRMRGTFMKVGQSLLVRRQLEMEKQLKEKMIHSVMPPKVADWLMEESEREREREDSLKKGSIPSNNTDIRSLFRPFNMHSMENVSILFADIVGFTRMSSNKTAEELVGILNDLFERFDDLCEHHGCEKISTLGDCYYCVSGCPEPRPDHARCCIEMGLAMIEAIKQFDIERREGVNMRVGVHTGTVLCGIVGTKRFKFDVWSNDVTLANKLESTGKPGRVHLSEKTLDFLNDRYITEEGDLINGIKTYFIKGRKTDFTNQFITNITSPKSISPLMQSRHRLASCNSQSKPKYHYLHMVTNASSYRMKANSLPSILDSENGDTDAADEKENVNKSPISVGSYGKKKMRNKPWKYLQRQRTTEEMTPLEMEEAKAIITARSKIESQSYEDHNGFRQNTSQNDVEMDPNPIPSSPLLSGQEPLSRASSMCSRKDSGIRSNSRRSSIQQQLFLMNGMAQGDLLTHRVSGYYTSSSTLNSVHEPSSSVPPYPFPPAVTDTFGACFHKLRKQSDLQLIRCVQDNVSSQRSYFVKPPLSSVTLFFKNKEMEKEYRENAHKVSECISGNPPTLATSRFNTYFDILISALVYTAVTVSLFLLCEPSLYYMIFFVFTTTIQIIAVSLCVRQLLYPNVVHTTLIQRIFKFFSRWYPWHICGAILVGLPITSVLLNYTCSNFHHLNNFEYYYGYLIFVGLVHFCNFTQLNCWMKNFLVSFMGVLFLCLVIHNVSYKQGNFSNQVANDSVIFNNTPVLTSSYATRAALARQREAEILYNERLYNSEIFLDMILLLLLVWFLNREFEISYRLSFHGNAVAARDKSRVQSMKNQADWLLHNIIPKYVADQLKTTAKYSQNHKAVGIIFASIVNFNELYDESYLGGKEYLRVLNELIGDFDELLEKPEFSNVEKIKTIGSTFMAASGLNPQVRQQSEHEYEHLFQLVDFAMAMHKVIYDFNRDLLGFKLILRIGFNYGDVTAGVIGATKLYYDIWGDAVNIASRMDSTGVAGRIQVAKNALEVLSERYEFEPRGQVYVKGKDNMDVFLLIGKKDDTDTTTSAS, from the exons ATGAGTCCCCCTCTAAATCGAAAGCGAAGTTCATCTGTTAGTTTTACAAGAGCTAAGAATGACAGTGAAGATGCTACAGATGAAATCCATATATCTTTGGCACCATATATACAAACATATTTGGCACATAGTGGTCAAGGACTTGGATGTTGTGGAATTAGCCTTCCTGTACCATTCGAACGTGCAGCACCAAGGTCTTGGTGGAATCCTAAATTTGATTCAGAGATACTGGAAGAACAATTTAAAAGAAGTGCCTTTCCACAAATTAGATTAAGATTCCG GTATGCCCTAACATATATTTTGTTGGTTTCTTTATCATGGTTAGCGTACTTTGTCATGATTGGAACAGAATATAGTACTACAACATGGCCAGCTATAGCAGCAACTTTCACTACTATTGGAATGATGGTATCGGCAGTCTTGTATTTAAcacatacagattactacaaaATCTATGTACTACCAATTTCATTAGGAGTTGCATCTACGCTTTGCATTTTGTCTTTACTTTTTCTTGCAATAGTACCGCCTTACATAGATGGCTTAACTCTAGTCGGACATTTTGCACTATGTTCTGAGATTTTATTGTTAATTTACACTGTATTGCCAATGCCACTGTATGCTTGTGTGGGAATAtcaacaatttattcctttctatttgaatttttgactgCCTACTTATATGGTACAAAAAGTGCAAGGGAAAAATTTTTTAGCGAACATAGTTTATGGAATAGTTTTACAGAAAACAGTGGTGTAATAAATTATACCAAAATATCAGCTGCATATGcttctttaaaaaattttaatgataGTGAATTTTCAAATGTGGTGAACAGTGACAACGAATATACAACTAAAAGTACAGTACcatatcctcaagattcaaagtTGTTATCTGCTCTTGGACTCAGGTCATCTGAAAGTATAATTGGAAGACTATCTGAAGCTTTAAATGACACAAACGTTTTGAAAAGCTTAAATTCCAGCATAACATCAACCATAGCTAGCTTTAACTCCAGTATAAATACTTCATCTGATGATCTAACTTCCAATGGTATAAACAACACAATGTCTGCATTTGGAGAGAATGTACTAATCCGTAGAAACAGTGAAACATCAGATTACTTTTTGAATAGTAACATATCCAGCCAGTCATTTATGGATGATAGTTATTTTTCTACAAGCCTTGGAATAAGGATCTTAATGCAAGTCTGCATTCATCTGATAGgtatacatattttaataatgaCTTTTGTAAGAATGCGTGGTACATTTATGAAAGTTGGCCAGTCTTTGCTGGTTCGGCGCCAGCTGGAGATGGAAAAGCAACTTAAAGAAAAAATGATTCACTCAGTAATGCCACCAAAAGTCGCAGACTGGCTAATGGAAGAAAGTGAGCGTGAAAGAGAGCGTGAAGATTCTTTGAAGAAAGGATCGATACCGTCCAATAATACGGATATTCGTTCACTGTTTCGGCCATTCAATATGCATTCAATGGAAAACGTTAGTATCTTATTTGCCGATATCGTTGGGTTTACGCGAATGAGCTCCAATAAGACTGCAGAAGAATTGGTAGGCATTTTAAATGATCTTTTCGAAAGATTCGATGATCTGTGCGAACATCACGGATGTGAAAAAATTTCCACGTTGGGAGACTGTTACTATTGTGTGAGCGGATGTCCGGAGCCGAGGCCTGATCATGCCAGATGTTGCATTGAAATGGGATTAG CCATGATAGAAGCTATAAAACAATTTGATATTGAAAGACGTGAAGGTGTTAATATGAGAGTCGGAGTGCATACTGGAACTGTGCTCTGTGGAATTGTAGGTACTAAAAGGTTCAAGTTCGATGTATGGTCCAACGATGTGACTTTAGCTAATAAATTAGAAAGTACAGGGAAACCAGGAAGAGTTCATTTGAGTGAAAAAACATTGGATTTCCTCAATGATCGATATATTACCGAAGAAGGAGACCTAATAAACG GTATTAAGACTTACTTCATCAAAGGTCGGAAAACAGATTTTACTAATCAATTCATAACGAATATTACATCCCCAAAAAGTATATCGCCTTTGATGCAATCACGTCATCGCTTGGCTTCTTGCAATAGCCAATCTAAGCCTAAATATCATTACCTCCACATGGTTACTAATGCAAGTAGTTATAGGATGAAAGCAAACTCCTTGCCGAGTATTTTAGACTCGGAAAACGGAGATACAGATGCCGCAGATGAAAaagaaaatgtaaataaaagcCCGATATCCGTTGGCAGCTATGGAAAGAAAAAGATGCGGAACAAACCATGGAAATATTTGCAACGACAACGAACCACTGAAGAAATGACTCCATTAGAAATGGAAGAAGCCAAAGCAATTATTACCGCGCGATCAAAAATCGAATCTCAATCGTACGAAGATCACAATGGATTTAGGCAG AATACGTCTCAGAACGACGTTGAAATGGATCCGAATCCAATACCTTCTAGTCCTTTATTGTCTGGTCAAGAGCCACTCAGTCGTGCCTCTTCTATGTGTAGTAGAAAAGATTCTGGGATCAGAAGTAATAGCAGACGTAGCAGTATACAGCAACAG ttGTTCTTGATGAACGGTATGGCACAGGGAGACTTACTGACACACAGAGTGAGTGGCTATTATACTTCTAGTTCAACGTTGAACTCTGTTCACGAGCCATCTTCCTCGGTACCACCCTATCCATTCCCTCCGGCAGTCACGGATACTTTTGGTGCATGTTTTCATAAGTTACGAAAACAGTCTGATCTACAATTAATCAG gtgCGTTCAAGATAACGTTAGTTCACAACGATCATATTTCGTGAAACCACCGCTGTCGAGTGTGACACTCTTTTTCAAGAACAAAGAAATGGAAAAGGAATACAGAGAGAATGCTCATAAGGTCAGCGAATGTATCAGCGGTAATCCACCTACCCTGGCTACCTCGAGGTTCAATACGTATTTTGATATTTTAATATCGGCGTTGGTGTACACTGCCGTCACAGTTTCGCTATTTTTACTTTGCGAGCCATCGCTATATTACATGATCTTTTTCGTTTTCACGACTACAATTCAGATCATAGCAGTGTCACTTTGTGTTCGTCAACTTCTATATCCGAACGTCGTGCACACAACGTTAATACAGcgaatatttaaattcttttCGCGATGGTATCCTTGGCACATTTGCGGTGCAATTCTGGTCGGTTTACCCATTACGTCTGTCCTTCTCAATTACACCTGCAGCAACTTCCATCATCTAAATAATTTCgaatattattacggctacttgaTTTTCGTCGGTCTAGTTCATTTTTGTAACTTCACACAGCTCAATTGTTGGATGAAAAATTTTCTAGTAAGTTTCATGGGCGTGCTATTTCTCTGTCTCGTAATACATAATGTCTCGTACAAGCAAGGAAATTTCAGTAACCAAGTTGCCAACGATTCAGTGATATTTAACAATACTCCTGTTCTTACATCGAGCTACGCAACGAGAGCTGCTCTCGCGAGGCAACGAGAAGCAGAAATCTTATACAACGAACGATTATACAATTCCGAGATTTTTTTAGACATGATACTTCTACTCCTGTTGGTCTGGTTTCTGAATCGTGAGTTTGAAATCAGTTATCGGCTAAGCTTCCACGGGAACGCCGTAGCGGCACGGGACAAAAGTCGCGTGCAATCGATGAAGAATCAAGCCGACTGGCTCCTGCACAACATCATACCGAAATACGTTGCAGATCAGTTGAAAACTACCGCGAAATATTCGCAGAATCACAAAGCCGTGGGAATAATATTTGCCAGCATAGTGAACTTCAATGAACTCTATGACGAGTCTTACTTGGGTGGCAAAGAGTACCTGCGCGTGCTTAACGAACTTATCGGTGACTTCGACGAGCTGCTGGAGAAGCCAGAATTCTCGAACGTGGAGAAGATTAAGACTATCGGCAGCACGTTTATGGCGGCGAGCGGCCTAAACCCGCAAGTTAGGCAGCAAAGTGAACACGAATACGAGCATCTATTTCAGCTGGTGGACTTTGCCATGGCGATGCATAAAGTGATATACGACTTCAACAGGGATCTGTTGGGCTTCAAATTGATATTAAGAATCGGTTTCAATTATGGCGATGTCACTGCTGGAGTCATCGGGGCCACGAAGTTATATTACGATATCTGGGGCGATGCTGTAAATATAGCCTCTAGAATGGATTCCACTGGTGTCGCTGGTAGGATACAGGTGGCCAAAAACGCTTTGGAGGTTCTGTCAGAGCGATACGAATTCGAGCCACGCGGTCAGGTCTACGTTAAAGGGAAAGATAATATGGACGTATTTTTATTGATTGGAAAAAAGGATGACACTGATACAACGACGAGCGCTTCATAA